The proteins below come from a single Alligator mississippiensis isolate rAllMis1 chromosome 2, rAllMis1, whole genome shotgun sequence genomic window:
- the LOC132248283 gene encoding olfactory receptor 8U9-like: protein MVFEFILQGFSDRPELQAAIAGVFLFIYIITFMGNLGMILLITADSRLHTPMYFFLSQLSCIDFCHSSNIIPKALENFLCDRKAISFTECFVQMYIFIFCSSSECFFLSLMAYDCYVAICNPLLYTVVMSFKRCLMFAAVMYTAAFLLSMLHTTWTSSLSFCHSNVIDHFFCEIPSLLKISCSNIHKNEILLYSSAVVHIVGSNLIIIGSYAYILSTILRMRSAESKRKAFSTCASHLTAVIVFYGTGACTYLQSHTENSQEQDKMACMFYTVVTPMLNPLIYSLRNKEVKDATRRVMGRKKVVK from the coding sequence ATGGTATTTGAGTTTATCCTTCAGGGATTTTCAGATCGTCCAGAGCTGCAAGCTGCCATCGCTGGGGTGTTCTTGTTCATCTATATCATCACTTTCATGGGGAATCTTGGGATGATCTTGTTAATCACTGCTGACTCTCgacttcacacccccatgtacttcttcctcagccaGTTGTCTTGTATAGATTTTTGCCATTCCTCCAATATCATCCCGAAAGCACTAGAAAATTTCCTGTGTGATAGGAAGGCTATTTCCTTTACCGAATGCTTTGTACAGATGtatatctttattttttgttcttcctCTGAATGCTTCTTTCTGTCATTGATGGCTTATGACTGTTATGTAGCCATCTGTAATCCCTTACTTTACACAGTTGTGATGTCCTTCAAGCGATGTCTCATGTTTGCTGCTGTGATGTATACTGCAGCATTTCTCCTTTCAATGTTACACACTACCTGGACAAGCAGTTTATCTTTTTGTCACTCCAATGTTATTGATCacttcttctgtgaaataccttCACTCCTCAAGATCTCCTGCTCCAACATCCACAAGAATGAAATTCTGTTATACAGTAGTGCTGTAGTGCATATAGTAGGCTCGAACCTGATAATCATTGGTTCCTATGCTTATATCCTGTCCACCATCCTGCGGATGAGATCTGCAGAAAGCAAGCGAAAAGCTTTCTCCACTTGTGCTTCTCACCTGACAGCTGTCATTGTGTTCTATGGAACTGGGGCCTGCACATACTTACAGTCTCATACAGAGAATTCACAAGAACAGGACAAAATGGCCTGTATGTTCTACACTGTGGTGACCCCAATGTTGAACCCCCTCATCTACAGTCTGAGGAACAAAGAGGTAAAGGATGCCACAAGGAGAGTGATGGGCAGAAAAAAGGTTGTAAAATGA